From a region of the Papilio machaon chromosome 26, ilPapMach1.1, whole genome shotgun sequence genome:
- the LOC106718794 gene encoding splicing factor 3B subunit 5, whose protein sequence is MGERYNIHSQLEHLQSKYIGTGHADTTKYEWLTNQHRDSCCSYMGHPDLLSYFAIVENESKARVKFNLMEKMLQPCGPPPEKPED, encoded by the coding sequence atggGTGAACGATACAACATTCACAGCCAGTTAGAACATCTTCAGAGTAAATATATCGGCACAGGGCATGCAGATACTACAAAATACGAGTGGTTAACAAATCAACATCGTGACTCGTGTTGTAGCTATATGGGACATCCGGATTTACTTAGCTACTTTGCAATAGTTGAAAACGAGTCTAAGGCGCGAGTTAAATTTAACCTTATGGAAAAAATGTTACAGCCTTGTGGACCACCTCCAGAAAAACCGGAAGACTAA
- the LOC106718650 gene encoding bifunctional peptidase and (3S)-lysyl hydroxylase Jmjd7: protein MTERIAKALKILNEESTALYLGDTIQEIDFIDSLEFHREYVAKNIPVVIRGGCSNWPATLNWNIEYFRQNFSNKIVTVAMTPNGLADGITKDKNGIEYFVTPHEVDMPMGEFLNMLDNKSNNIIPYIQRQNSNLSEDFPELIQDVVHDIDFASKAFNKKPDAVNFWMGDERAVTSMHKDPYENIYCVIDGYKDFILIPPTDLPYVPYKRYPQAAFKRINDIWQIQPLSLKDSNHNSSIDELGIEKSEAQSLLPWICIDPLKPDLSTYPRFGKAHLYKVRLHKGDCLYLPSLWYHHVTQSHGCIAVNYWYDMEFDIKYCYYKMLEALCS from the exons ATGACCGAAAGGATAGCGAAAGCTTTAAAAATCCTCAACGAGGAATCTACCG CACTATATCTTGGAGATACCATACAAGAAATTGACTTTATTGATTCCCTTGAATTTCATCGAGAATATGTAGCAAAAAATATACCCGTAGTTATAAGAGGTGGTTGTTCTAACTGGCCAGCAACATTAAATTGGAATATTGAGTATTTTAG ACAAaactttagtaataaaatagtcaCAGTGGCTATGACACCAAATGGCTTAGCTGATGGtataacaaaagataaaaatggtATAGAATACTTTGTCACTCCACATGAAGTAGACATGCCTATGGGAGAATTTCTGAATATGCTTGATaataaaag TAACAATATAATACCATACATTCAACGTCAAAATTCCAACTTGAGTGAAGATTTTCCGGAGCTCATTCAAGATGTGGTGCATGATATAGACTTTGCTAGTAAGGCATTCAATAAAAAACCTGATGCTGTTAATTTTTGGATGGGGGATGAAAGAGCTGTTACTTCTA TGCACAAAGATCCATATGAGAACATTTACTGTGTTATTGATGGATACAAAGACTTCATATTAATTCCACCCACGGATTTACCATATGTTCCATACAAACGATATCCACAGGCTGCGTTCAAAAGAATTAATGATATATGGCAAATACAACCACTTAGTTTGAAAGATTCTAACCACAATAGCAGTATAGATGAGTTAGGTATAGAAAAATCGGAGGCTCAATCCCTCTTACCATGGATATGTATTG ATCCTTTAAAACCGGATCTATCTACATACCCGAGGTTTGGTAAAGCCCATTTATATAAAGTGCGTTTACACAAAGGCGATTGTTTATACCTTCCGAGTCTTTGGTATCACCACGTGACTCAGAGCCATGGCTGTATTGCTGTCAACTACTGGTATGATATggaatttgatattaaatattgttattataaaatgttggaAGCATTGTGTA gTTAA
- the LOC106718649 gene encoding disintegrin and metalloproteinase domain-containing protein 10, whose product MMACWLIVYTCQLVFGLLVQGLDVQGQPQKGHSICSSYGYQLVEGIFGKETFWLCLKLKSIGSSPLANQQTALLVDPEPGDIKQGGDYTLADITMAYGFPVEDPAAGSAEGYIGEDHQFYGVLHLGNRTLHADPYGKDNLNKSFGAFENDHMAAPARPRRDHTQQETMKPIFPYQIEEHSKNVGIATARICDLLLLADKEFFEKDANSSLNHVVRRMMHAVAQADIIFRNADFDEDGIPDNIGFSVKYILVLTSNETNARVFGDLLKDRAVDGRNYLMRFARLRRLSEVCLGVAFSGHVFHNRTLGLSFTSLGGGMGGAAGGLCDRRAYGRSFNTLALAHATAEDKERVPERIAALTLAHEMGHSFGAHHDDNFPNPECRGYLMGSQSSTTESIHHFEFSLCSKRLIAATLSSMSYCLIEQDRPYCGNGIVEEGEACDCGLPSHCSQRDPCCTPRAGGALVYEEGALHKEGCSVAPTASCHPSQGLCCNADCQYADLKEHGIECSAQYEECRCGNTSLCACGLGGRCLPDGSCHAAECAELGLTECRCSKRGTGGALGEQHMCGVCCRLQHGDSGLKCVGAEIAARDALQAGVLPDNWPDPEYVGPNISVRLCGHGRCRAVKLRAWRPGGPCVSLNAVGLCSARGVCDHAEYTPRSNVYPDIMNVMVKQKNKSVSSRTMFPTFLLYIAFGKENL is encoded by the exons atgATGGCCTGTTGGCTGATAGTGTATACATGTCAGCTGGTGTTTGGGCTTCTGGTACAGGGTTTGGACGTACAGGGCCAGCCGCAAAAGGGCCACAGCATCTGCAGCTCGTATGGATACCAACTAGTGGAAGGTATCTTCGGCAAAGAGACTTTTTGGCTGTGCTTGAAGCTAAAGTCTATTG GGTCATCACCACTAGCCAACCAGCAGACCGCTTTGCTGGTTGATCCGGAGCCTGGGGACATAAAGCAAGGAGGGGATTACACGCTAGCAGACATCACCATGGCCTACGGTTTTCCTGTCGAAGACCCAGCGGCGGGCTCAGCTGAGGGCTATATTGGGGAAGACCATCAGTTCTACGGAGTACTGCATTTAG GTAACCGTACACTTCACGCCGATCCATACGGCAAGGACAACCTGAACAAATCATTCGGAGCTTTCGAAAACGACCACATGGCGGCGCCTGCGCGCCCGCGACGCGATCATACCCAG cAAGAGACAATGAAACCCATCTTTCCATATCAAATCGAGGAGCACAGTAAGAACGTTGGCATCGCAACCGCGAGGATATGTGATCTCCTACTACTGGCTGACAAGGAGTTCTTTGAAAAAGACGCTAACTCAAGCCTCAACCACGTGGTCCGGCGTATGATGCACGCGGTTGCACAAGCTGATATTATATTTAGGAACGCTGACTTTGATGAAGATGGCATCCCCGATAATATTG GTTTCTCCGTGAAGTATATTCTTGTGCTAACATCGAACGAAACAAATGCCCGTGTGTTCGGCGACTTGCTCAAAGATCGGGCAGTCGACGGTAGAAACTATCTGATGCGTTTCGCAAGGCTACGCAGGCTCTCTGAAGTCTGTCTCGGCGTTGCTTTCTCCGGTCACGTATTTCACAACAGAACTCTTGGATTAAG TTTCACGTCACTAGGCGGGGGAATGGGTGGCGCGGCGGGCGGGTTGTGCGACCGACGCGCGTACGGCCGCTCCTTCAACACGCTGGCTCTTGCGCACGCCACCGCAGAGGACAAGGAACGAGTGCCTGAAAGAATCGCTGCACTCACACTAGCTCATGAAATGG GTCACAGTTTCGGTGCCCATCACGACGATAATTTTCCAAACCCAGAATGTCGCGGTTACCTGATGGGTTCCCAGTCGTCCACCACAGAGAGCATACATCACTTTGAGTTCTCTCTTTGCAGCAAGCGGCTTATAGCTGCCACGCTTAGTAGTATGAGTTACTGCCTTATTGAGCAAGACAGACCTTATTGTGGGAACG gtaTCGTGGAAGAAGGTGAAGCTTGCGACTGTGGTTTACCTTCACACTGCAGCCAGAGAGACCCGTGCTGCACGCCGCGGGCCGGCGGCGCTCTGGTTTATGAAGAAGG GGCTTTACACAAGGAAGGGTGCTCAGTAGCGCCGACAGCGTCCTGTCATCCGTCACAAGGCCTGTGCTGCAACGCCGACTGTCAATATGCCGACCTCAAGGAGCACGGTATT GAGTGCAGCGCTCAGTACGAAGAGTGCCGTTGCGGGAACACGTCGCTGTGTGCGTGCGGACTGGGCGGGCGCTGTCTGCCTGACGGTTCATGTCACGCCGCCGAGTGCGCCGAGCTCGGTCTCACTGAATGCAGGTGCAGCAAACGCGGCACG GGCGGTGCACTGGGCGAGCAACACATGTGCGGCGTGTGCTGCCGGCTGCAGCACGGCGACAGCGGACTCAAGTGTGTGGGCGCGGAGATCGCGGCGCGCGACGCGCTGCAGGCGGGCGTGCTGCCTGACAACTGGCCAGATCCAGAATATGTTGGAC CGAACATATCTGTGCGGTTGTGCGGACACGGGCGATGCCGCGCGGTGAAGTTGCGCGCGTGGCGTCCGGGCGGGCCTTGTGTATCCCTTAACGCGGTCGGTCTGTGCTCTGCGCGCGGTGTTTGCGACCACGCGGAGTACACGCCGCGCTCTAACGTTTATCCCGATATTATG aaCGTAATGGTAAAGCAAAAGAACAAGAGTGTATCGTCAAGGACGATGTTCCcgacttttttatt gtaTATAGCCTTtggtaaagaaaatttatag
- the LOC106718651 gene encoding uncharacterized protein LOC106718651: MPLDYRRFNGPDDSVSYKRFTPDFLKSYDELLCELLEKNNLKDEQSVDEAQRVCKFFAETDTISQAKGSAYVEIKNTKVVCSVFDPREIPHQNEFSHLGQIYCEVKFAPFSCSSQRRPPAPDAEDKALSEALRQAIEPAVCRHLFPNYQIDVFVYIIENDGSCLAAAINAAGLALTDAAVPMYDLITASSMAILDDKMFVVPNEEEEELALKSPESKDINHGVMTLSMLSELSQITSFIQIGSLETDCVIKAMDILEKECKELVPNIQKIVVRNVIKNVKRQQILQESAKEMEEILDEKYNLWQKSLKAKSYLCNCICVVENMTGLKYLEELHIEKQNADGPDALCFDPRTMLAIGTTLKILNVSENKLTDMAWIKPLRCLEVLNASKNILEDVQATADDLCTLICLVDANFTGNPMTKKHRYKEIIIARCAQLRILDSIVIHNTSKTFLRSFDKAVRLRQMNFRNKIEMSKQGVEEFFDLNMMRGSTQSAITVGEQAKGHPGLTIIDSTYGFMPRPLLRVKTIPRENFVPPSEPPATTGNDNMSVAPVKGILKKPMPIKYI, encoded by the exons atgcccCTTGATTATAGAAGATTTAATGGTCCAGACGACAGTGTGTCTTATAAAAGATTCACACCAGACTTTTTAAAGAGTTATGACGAACTGTTATGTGAATtgcttgaaaaaaataatttaaaagatgaaCAATCAGTGGACGAAGCACAAAGagtttgtaaatttt TTGCAGAAACAGACACCATATCTCAAGCCAAAGGTTCGGCGTATGTTGAAATAAAGAATACAAAGGTCGTTTGTTCGGTATTTGATCCTAGAGAAATACCTCATCAGAATGAATTCAg TCACCTTGGGCAAATATATTGTGAAGTTAAGTTTGCGCCATTTTCATGCTCTTCACAACGTAGGCCACCCGCTCCTGATGCTGAAGACAAAGCTTTGTCTGAAGCTTTGAGACAAGCTATAGAGCCAGCAGTTTGCAGACATTTGTTTCCTAATTATCAg aTTGATGtctttgtatatataattgaGAATGATGGATCATGTCTGGCAGCCGCTATAAATGCTGCAGGTCTAGCGCTCACCGATGCTGCTGTCCCAATGTATGATTTAATAACAGCATCTTCTATGGCAATACTCGATGACAAGATGTTTGTAGTTCCTAATGAGGAAGAAGAGGAACTGGCATTAAAAAGTCCAGAATCAAAAGATATTAATCATGGAGTTATGACATTGTCTATGCTCTCTGAATTAAGTCAAATTacaagttttatacaaataggATCATTGGAGACAGATTGTGTGATAAAAGCAATGGATATCCTTGAAAAAGAATGCAAAGAACTTGTACCAAATATTCAGAAAATTGTTGTCcgtaatgtaataaagaatGTTAAACGACAACAGATCCTACAAGAGAGTGCTAAAGAAATGGAAGAAATccttgatgaaaaatataatctatggcaaaaatcattaaaagcTAAATCTTATTTgtg TAATTGTATTTGCGTTGTTGAGAATATGACTGGTTTGAAGTATTTAGAAGAACTGCACATTGAAAAGCAAAATGCAGACGGACCGGACGCATTATGCTTCGATCCACGAACTATGCTGGCTATTGgt ACAACTTTGAAGATTTTAAACGTATCTGAGAACAAGCTAACGGATATGGCTTGGATAAAACCATTACGATGTTTGGAAGTTTTGAATGcatcaaaaaacatattagaaGATGTTCAG GCTACAGCGGACGATCTTTGCACCCTTATTTGTTTGGTCGATGCGAACTTTACAGGCAATCCCATGACGAAGAAACAtagatataaagaaattataattgcaAGATGTGCTCAATTAC GCATTCTCGACAGTATAGTGATACATAATACATCGAAAACTTTTCTACGAAGCTTCGATAAAGCTGTTCGACTACGTCAAATGAACTTTAGAAACAAGATAGAAATGTCAAAACAAGGCGTAGAGGAATTCTTCGATCTTAATATGATGAGAGGTTCTACGCAAAGTGCAATAACTGTGGGCGAACAAGCAAAAGGACATCCTGGAC TTACAATTATTGACTCTACTTACGGATTTATGCCCCGACCATTACTGCGGGTTAAGACAATACCACGTGAGAATTTTGTGCCACCGTCCGAACCTCCAGCTACAACTGGAAATGATAATATGAGTGTTGCACCTGTTAAAGGAATTTTGAAGAAACCAATgccaattaaatatatttaa